The following are from one region of the Bradyrhizobium septentrionale genome:
- a CDS encoding MBL fold metallo-hydrolase, which produces MPIWTCEQCGAQFPETAAPPPSCPICEDERQYVNWKGQAWLTREELAGRHRLVWRDDLGLVGIALEPAFAIGQRALLVPDSGGCVMWDCVPLATEEAISHIRSLGGLKAIAISHPHYYGAVADWSAAFDNAPVYLHGDDAQWVTRPHPSIVPWQGDSRRISDDILLLRAGGHFAGATMLHWRKGADGRGALLTGDIAMVAMDRRSVSFMYSYPNYIPLNAAAVRRVAQAVAPLAFERIYGAWWGKNIASDAKAAFDRSVERYLAAISD; this is translated from the coding sequence ATGCCTATCTGGACCTGCGAACAATGCGGCGCGCAATTTCCTGAAACCGCGGCGCCGCCGCCGTCCTGCCCGATCTGCGAGGACGAGCGGCAATATGTGAACTGGAAAGGGCAGGCGTGGCTGACGCGCGAGGAGCTCGCCGGGCGGCATCGGCTGGTCTGGCGTGATGATCTCGGTCTGGTCGGGATCGCGCTCGAGCCGGCATTTGCGATCGGGCAGCGCGCGCTCCTGGTGCCGGATAGCGGCGGCTGCGTGATGTGGGACTGCGTGCCGCTGGCAACGGAGGAGGCGATCTCACATATCAGGTCGCTCGGCGGGCTGAAGGCGATCGCGATCTCGCATCCGCATTATTATGGCGCGGTCGCCGACTGGAGCGCGGCGTTCGACAACGCGCCGGTCTACCTGCATGGCGACGACGCGCAATGGGTGACGCGGCCGCATCCGTCGATCGTGCCGTGGCAGGGCGACAGCCGCCGCATCTCCGACGACATCCTCTTGCTGCGGGCGGGCGGCCATTTTGCCGGCGCAACCATGTTGCATTGGCGCAAGGGCGCCGACGGGCGCGGTGCGCTGCTGACCGGCGACATCGCGATGGTGGCGATGGACCGCCGCTCGGTCAGCTTCATGTACTCCTATCCGAACTACATTCCGCTCAATGCAGCAGCCGTCCGCCGCGTCGCGCAGGCGGTCGCGCCACTGGCCTTTGAGCGGATCTACGGCGCCTG
- a CDS encoding AraC family transcriptional regulator, with protein MSETQVPNRFSIFHHGLARGPAYEAWREGICRGFCRLDVAPTDDNRIDCHNEFTLLHTVAIATPRGGSARFARTRALLNDGCDDLVLIFATRGKVQVTQGSKAIELARGQMCLTEMNIVGTADLTQSGSFMTTRFPRRLLLQVTPSVETQLARALGRDPALSAMIERYSALCTDLAGDLDVPGQQAAAHHLADLVGLVLGSSAEQKELAAGDGVAKTRLDLMKADVLKSLDNGNLTIEAVARANALSTRQAQRLFASAGTTFSEFVLEQRLLLARRLLLHEQGAGRKVSDIAYTAGFNDLSYFHRAFRRKFGIAPAELQMELGRRH; from the coding sequence ATGTCCGAGACGCAGGTGCCCAACCGGTTCTCGATTTTCCATCACGGGCTGGCCAGGGGGCCAGCCTATGAGGCGTGGCGCGAAGGCATTTGCCGCGGCTTCTGCCGGCTCGATGTCGCACCGACCGACGACAATCGCATCGATTGCCACAACGAGTTCACGCTGCTGCATACGGTCGCGATCGCGACGCCGCGCGGCGGCTCGGCCCGCTTTGCCCGCACCCGCGCCCTGCTGAACGACGGCTGCGACGACCTCGTCCTGATTTTCGCGACGCGCGGCAAGGTGCAGGTCACTCAGGGCAGCAAGGCGATCGAGCTGGCGCGCGGCCAGATGTGCCTGACCGAAATGAATATCGTGGGCACCGCCGATCTCACCCAGTCCGGCAGCTTTATGACGACGCGGTTTCCGCGTCGCCTGCTGCTCCAGGTGACGCCGTCGGTCGAGACGCAGCTGGCGCGCGCGCTCGGGCGCGACCCGGCCTTGAGCGCGATGATCGAGCGCTATTCAGCGCTGTGTACCGATCTCGCCGGCGATCTGGACGTGCCGGGCCAACAGGCGGCGGCGCATCATCTGGCGGATCTGGTCGGTCTGGTGCTCGGCAGCAGCGCCGAGCAGAAGGAACTGGCCGCAGGCGACGGAGTGGCGAAGACGCGGCTCGATCTGATGAAGGCCGACGTCCTGAAAAGCCTCGACAACGGCAACCTCACGATCGAGGCTGTCGCGCGGGCGAATGCGCTGAGCACGCGCCAGGCGCAGCGCCTGTTTGCCTCCGCCGGGACCACGTTTTCGGAATTCGTGCTCGAGCAGCGCCTGCTGCTGGCGCGCCGGCTGCTGCTGCATGAGCAGGGCGCCGGCCGCAAGGTCAGCGACATCGCCTATACGGCCGGCTTCAACGACCTGTCCTATTTCCATCGCGCGTTCCGCCGGAAGTTCGGCATAGCTCCAGCGGAGCTGCAGATGGAACTGGGGCGCCGGCATTGA
- a CDS encoding sigma factor-like helix-turn-helix DNA-binding protein codes for MMRNAEAGNKTAQQFRDAALPCLDDAYAFAQVLMRTPADAEQAVQECYQRALRQFDGFRGPAVRPWLLAILKAVCQEKLGEKPGRRGTPADAAGTNGTPAPRGTPTIQQLIDELPAPLGEVIALREVIDLSYKEIAEVTGVPVTTVMSRLAEARARLLAARRAAKAAPEARPAGGASKLTVYRANAC; via the coding sequence ATGATGCGAAATGCGGAAGCCGGGAATAAAACCGCGCAGCAGTTTCGTGACGCGGCACTGCCGTGCCTCGACGATGCCTATGCGTTCGCCCAGGTCCTGATGCGAACCCCGGCCGACGCCGAACAGGCCGTGCAGGAATGCTATCAGCGCGCACTGCGCCAGTTCGACGGCTTTCGCGGACCGGCCGTACGGCCTTGGTTGCTCGCGATCCTCAAAGCTGTCTGTCAGGAGAAGCTCGGCGAGAAGCCCGGCCGCCGCGGCACGCCGGCGGATGCTGCCGGCACGAATGGAACTCCCGCCCCGCGTGGCACCCCGACCATCCAACAACTCATCGACGAGTTGCCCGCGCCGCTCGGCGAAGTCATCGCGCTGCGCGAAGTTATTGATCTCTCCTACAAGGAGATCGCCGAGGTCACCGGCGTTCCGGTGACCACCGTGATGTCGCGCCTCGCAGAGGCCCGCGCGCGGCTGCTCGCGGCGCGCCGCGCCGCAAAGGCAGCGCCGGAGGCGAGACCCGCGGGCGGCGCGTCAAAACTGACGGTCTACCGCGCGAATGCCTGTTGA